Genomic DNA from Trypanosoma brucei brucei TREU927 chromosome 9, whole genome shotgun sequence:
TTAACGAGCGGATGAACCACAGTTGGTTCAAGGAAAACTTCCCGCACTTAAGGGCACAAGGCGAGACACTCGTGGCGGATTATCCTTGCTCCGCTATCCACGGACCAGGTTATGTTCATGGACGTGTTTATATCACAGCGAACAACCTTTGCTTCAGCACGGGTACGTCCTCTACGTTTCAGCGAACGAAAGACGTACTGAAGGCGGCTGCTTTttcaggggatggcaacgaACCAATCATACGGCAAATTATTCCCTTGGCAGATATTGCAAGTATTCAGCTCTCTGTTCACTTGGAGACAGCGAATAAGGGACCTCCATACTTCATGCTTCTCCCCGCTGAGGTGGTAATTCCAACCTGCCTTCAAGTATTCACCAGGCGGCAACAAGTGTTTCAGTTCTTCAGCTTCGGGAATCGCGATAAGACAGATTCACTGTCAGACACTTTGAAGGGGAAGCCGGTGGAGCAAGCTTACAATTATATTGATCATGTATGGCGTGCTGCCACAACAGTTCCACTGCCGGGTGTTCAGTACACTCAGTAAATATGTGAACTTAGGAAGGACAAGGATGGTCGTTGAATGGGAAGAACAacatggaaaaaagaaatgaaggatAGGGTGTAAATGATGTTCTTTCCCCTACGGCTAATCTGCTTTGGCGTAACTCTCTGGAGAGCGCTTgtagacaaaacaaaacgaaaaagtaTTGGAAAAGGTTTGTCCGAAGGAACAAGGTCGCGATATGTAGGTTCCCGCGTTCAACTTAAGGTTTGCACAACACAAAATCGATtttcgaagaaaaaaaaatgctcgCACGGTGTGAAAGAGAATGGAGCGAAGATActgaagaaaggggaaaaggggctTCGGTACCGTGGAGAACACTgctttacttatttttgtattttccgTTTGCTTTCACACCTATGTTTGCGATCTTGGTCCCATACATGAATTACGAGGGCATCTGCTGAGGAAACTCTGTCTATTGTTGGGAATGGGAAATGCACGCATAACGCATGTTTCCTTTACAACAACTACTCGCTTTACTACCTCTCTACTTTCGCTTGGTaacaatttttaaaattttacgTGTAATTGAATCTCGcacatctttccttttttttatcgcACTTTTCTTCAACTGTCTCACGTCTATACAGGAATTACCGTTGCGTTGCGGTTGGTGTGTGCGTGGGTGGCGGACTACTCGCCGCCCTCCATTAGTCGCTGCGAGAAGAAAAGTTGTTATTTTAGTTCTAAAGAAACTTTTGAAAAGGGGTGAGGGCGAAAGAGTAGAGAAAGTGCGGATGAGCGGGGATGTGATGTGTGGGTTTAGACTGCAAATGGGCGGAAGGAAGTTTAATTCAAGTGCATTTTATATTATGGTGTTGGGTACGTTGTGTGTGTACCTCCCCTCGGATGGGTCGTTAACTTGGAAAGCGCTCTAATGCCTTTGACAGCATGGCAGGGGGAGGTCCACTGAACCGAAAAGGTACTCACGACGTAGcggttccttctttttaaatcCGATTACCCAAAATATGACGTCACACAAAACAATGTGGATGTGCTACTTTATGGCGGAGTACGGTCTGTTCAATGAGGAGTAAAATTGTTGTGACCGTAATTTTAACACTACCGGGGCCGGAGAcagatacacacatacatatacacacacacatatatatatatatatatatatatatatatttaactTGTGCCCCAATTCTAAAATATGAAATCTTATTATTCAAATGTAAATTATAATGTTTGCTCACAGTTAGTGGTGTCACAGGTGGCTAACCGCCGTGGctgaagggagggggaacgTAGTTTGCTGCCACACGCCATATATACGTGAAATGCTATGGGTTCcctgtgtttgtgtcttGATTTGCATTCCCTTATCATTTTGATTAACCACAAAGGCTGTAACGTAAACATGTCAGTCGGCAAGGTCGCTATGGTGGGTGGCGGTGGAAGAGTTACTGTTCCGCGAAAATACTTCCGCGCCGCGGTTCGTGGTCTTCAGCACGTCCCGTGGTGGTGTCAAAGCGACGCACGGACCTCAGCCACCGGCAAGCATCCGCTAGACGAAGCTCTGAAGTGTGCGGCAACTTTTCAGAGCAGATCATTGAAGCAGTGGGAAGATGCATTGTCTGTTTCCAGTCCTTACCGAAGCACCGACCACCTTGCGGCAGGTAAAGCGGTAGTAACAGCACCCGGCACTACCATAACTCTGCAGAGCCTCGCTGATTATGACGGTGGCGAAGCGGAGGACCAGGAGGAGTCGCACGAGGTGTCTGCGGCGTTTGTTGAAAAACAACAGGCAAAGTTGCACGCCATGTTGCAGCAATGGGTCGCCTACTGTGCATTCCACTGTACACGCGCGGAGTTCGCTGCGAGGCAGTCGCTCGTGGCACAGCGACTTCTTCTCTCCCCTCTGGGAGTCTTGCCATCAAGTGCGCACCACCAAGTGGGTTCGGCTCGTTTGGAGAGGACTTTGCGGCGCCGTGGGGCCCGCGCTTACGTTGATTTGCTCGTTCACCACCAGCTACccatgcagcaaaagcaagaaTGGGATGTATTGTGCTCGGTTTGGTCCTCCGTGGGGGAAGGACTCCGACGTCAGGGCCTCACCGCCTCTTCAGCAGCTTCCGTTGTAAGACTCCCCTTTACCCAAGAAGCAGTTGATGAACCGTCGTGGGAAAGAAGTTTGGCTGTATTATCGTGGGCAATGCActttaaagggggaaatcaGTTCCATATACCCTCTTCTGACATTGCCATTGTTCTCCATCAGTACATCCAGAGCTTGGAGGATCGCGTGCAAGGGCCCAACCCTCAACAAATGCCCGTCACAGAGGAACAGGCCGTTATTCAGCAGCTTCAGCAGTGGTGGAACTCTGCGAGGGAAGCCGAGCAGCGCGACGCAGGGTTGGCGGCGGCATGTGGATTAGACCGTACGGCTTTTAACTCAATCCATGTGGAAGGCCGGAAGGTAACCCTCTGTTTATCTGACAAGGAGTTGTCGAAAAGCACTGCTGCGTACGCAGAGTTGCTGTTGCAGGGAAGGTGGGAGGACGTTCTTGAGCACATTCGACTCGTGGCCACCAATGTCGCTTCCGGTCCTTTCAGTCGCGATAGAGGCGCGGATAGAAGGCAAGGTGACGATTTATCCAACCAGCGAGCGGCTGCTGCAGGTGATTGTGACGATGacgaagggaaggaggagattGCACTGATTACGGACGGCGGTTTTGGTGATGTTTTCTTCAGCATTGGATCGAACGTAACTTCGTGTGGCTCGTCAACTACGGATGCGCTTGTCGCGTTGTTTAACACCCCACGTCCTGTATTTCTGAAAAGCAAAGTATGGGCCCGGTCGTCTTCTTCCCCGCTGGGAAAACCACCGCGTGAGTACCTTCTAGCATTGGAGACACCACTTGAGACGGTGTTGCTCCAAAAGCCTCCAGTGGTTGGGCTTCGGACCCGTGCTTTTGCTACACGGAGTGACGGGGGCACAAGTGGGATAGGATTAATGGGTAAAGTGAGTTGCAGTGATTGTTCGGATAAGCAGTTGCAAGAGAGTGGGGAGTGTTTAAGGGCGACATCTGCCGCGCTGGTTGAGCTGCGTCGCAAGTTATGGATACTAAGGCAACTTCCCCGGCATCTTTCGCGTTCATTAGTCCGCTTTGAGGGTGCTGGTTCCTTCATGGTGCCTTATCTATTGCGGTGCCCCGCAAAGGAGCTCCTCCCTTGGTTTCTGCTTAGCAAAGTTGCCTCAGCACATTCCAGGCATCAGAACCAAGAGAAACTTGAGGAAGCTTTCCGTGACACCCGCTTGCATGTCCTTTATACACTTTTCTTACCGCACGCTCATTACGCTGCGTTTCAAGAATACTGTGCAGACCTACTCCTGCAGGTGGGAAGTTTGATTGTACCACTAGATGTTCTTCGAGTGGCAGTACGAGTTCTTCTTCAACCTCCGTCGTTCGACCACTTCTACGATGTGTTGCAGGGTCGCCGTCTTCCAGTGGAAGTTGACTGCCGCCATTTATGGTCGCGTTCGGTGGAGTCGTCACATGTAGAGCGAGAGTCTGATTGCTCCACTTCACTGACGCCTTCGTGTTTGAGTCTTTTAAAAGAGTTACAGGGCGACGCTGCCAAGCGGCAGGCGTTCTTCGTTTGCAAGTCGCATAGCGCGCGTAACTACCACCTCTCTACTTGGATTGAAAGCTGCAGTAAAGTGGAGACGCTATCTGGACTTATAGGAATTATTGCCCGGGAGGTTAATCTTTATGGGCCGCCACTTCTGTCTCCAGAGGCTGCCGCTGCGCTGCTGACCGCCATTGTCATTCCCCATATTGGTGAAAGAGGGGGTGCGAAGTATGAAGGCTGTGAACAAGCGTCAGAAATCGGTAATGACACGTTGCGCATGCTAGGAGTTGCATACTTTGTACTACCCAGTGATAAGGCTTTTGGTGCCGCTCCGTACTTTAAGGGAACTTACAATGAGAAGTACATAATCGATGACGGGTTTGAGTGGACAACCGACTGGGATGGTGCTGAAGCACTCCTTGTCGGTCGATCTCTTCGCCGGGTCACTAAATACCCtaccacaacaacagaatcGTTCTTCCGTGTAGAGTGC
This window encodes:
- a CDS encoding hypothetical protein, unlikely (GPI-Anchor Signal predicted for Tb09.160.5210 by DGPI v2.04 with cleavage site probability 3.7410002 near 117); its protein translation is MFPLQQLLALLPLYFRLVTIFKILRVIESRTSFLFFIALFFNCLTSIQELPLRCGWCVRGWRTTRRPPLVAARRKVVILVLKKLLKRGEGERVEKVRMSGDVMCGFRLQMGGRKFNSSAFYIMVLGTLCVYLPSDGSLTWKAL
- a CDS encoding RNA pseudouridylate synthase protein, putative (weakly similar to Ribosomal large subunit pseudouridine synthase D (EC 4.2.1.70)(Pseudouridylate synthase) (Uracil hydrolyase) (Swiss-Prot:P33640) (Pseudomonas aeruginosa)) → MGSLCLCLDLHSLIILINHKGCNVNMSVGKVAMVGGGGRVTVPRKYFRAAVRGLQHVPWWCQSDARTSATGKHPLDEALKCAATFQSRSLKQWEDALSVSSPYRSTDHLAAGKAVVTAPGTTITLQSLADYDGGEAEDQEESHEVSAAFVEKQQAKLHAMLQQWVAYCAFHCTRAEFAARQSLVAQRLLLSPLGVLPSSAHHQVGSARLERTLRRRGARAYVDLLVHHQLPMQQKQEWDVLCSVWSSVGEGLRRQGLTASSAASVVRLPFTQEAVDEPSWERSLAVLSWAMHFKGGNQFHIPSSDIAIVLHQYIQSLEDRVQGPNPQQMPVTEEQAVIQQLQQWWNSAREAEQRDAGLAAACGLDRTAFNSIHVEGRKVTLCLSDKELSKSTAAYAELLLQGRWEDVLEHIRLVATNVASGPFSRDRGADRRQGDDLSNQRAAAAGDCDDDEGKEEIALITDGGFGDVFFSIGSNVTSCGSSTTDALVALFNTPRPVFLKSKVWARSSSSPLGKPPREYLLALETPLETVLLQKPPVVGLRTRAFATRSDGGTSGIGLMGKVSCSDCSDKQLQESGECLRATSAALVELRRKLWILRQLPRHLSRSLVRFEGAGSFMVPYLLRCPAKELLPWFLLSKVASAHSRHQNQEKLEEAFRDTRLHVLYTLFLPHAHYAAFQEYCADLLLQVGSLIVPLDVLRVAVRVLLQPPSFDHFYDVLQGRRLPVEVDCRHLWSRSVESSHVERESDCSTSLTPSCLSLLKELQGDAAKRQAFFVCKSHSARNYHLSTWIESCSKVETLSGLIGIIAREVNLYGPPLLSPEAAAALLTAIVIPHIGERGGAKYEGCEQASEIGNDTLRMLGVAYFVLPSDKAFGAAPYFKGTYNEKYIIDDGFEWTTDWDGAEALLVGRSLRRVTKYPTTTTESFFRVECCSTQQMVTYRVPKLRLRLMKVDLVEAIQYFECGVKRITQDEGANDKICGETVVGAVGRPAVVAYHLPFGVAAVDKPAGMSTTLHVGHPHLLDFLAGNLPWKGPSAPVLFQHGLVNRIDLGTSGLVLVADTEASLEEARRASIVERCVEKVYRALVLHCPPPISRIDTSECWYLNPCGIIMCDVLANGADFSLQIAAYNSSKGGALPVGAMDRRSATTTYRVLQYFPRSGVYYLEIHLHTGRRHQIRQHFARLCHPLLGDGRYSRRAQVVGEEFGLQRPALHAVRVTLTPQHGTSAKPRGGVVAPRVGDADYDEYCGNGGGKTVVECPVPEDMRLTLKMLREREDPVGLGA